One window from the genome of Acidobacteriota bacterium encodes:
- a CDS encoding methylmalonyl-CoA mutase family protein, whose product MSTRTTSSDIDLPSFFAPEDVRDGGGTAPPGSFPFTRGLYRDMYRKRLWTMRQYAGYASARESNRRYRYLLDQGTTGLSVAFDLPTQIGYDSDAAPARGEVGRVGVAIDSIDDMRALFDGIPLDRVTTSMTINSTASILLSMYLTVAEEQGVPWSAIGGTVQNDILKEYIARGTHIYPPKHSLRLVTDLIAFCSEHAPRWNPISISGYHIREAGSTAAQEIAFTLANALCYVDLVLARGLDIDRFAPRLSFFFNAHNNFLEEVAKFRAARRLWAELVRERYRPKNERSCWLRFHAQTGGSTLTAQQPENNVARVAIQALAAVCGGTQSLHTNGADEALGLPTETSARVALRSQQIVAHETGVADVADPLGGSWAVEALTAELVRKARRMIEQIEELGGAARAIEEGYQQNEIANAAYRHQLAVEARSEVIVGVNAYTQEESGDAQFLAVDADAEARQVQRVRRVREERDGAAATAALDSLEQAAGGDGNLLPRILDCVRQRATLGEISDRLRAVWGEYER is encoded by the coding sequence GTGAGCACCCGCACGACGAGTTCGGACATCGATCTGCCGTCCTTCTTCGCGCCCGAGGACGTCCGGGACGGCGGCGGCACGGCGCCGCCGGGCTCGTTCCCCTTCACCCGGGGCCTCTACCGGGACATGTACCGCAAGCGGCTGTGGACGATGCGCCAGTACGCCGGCTACGCCAGCGCCAGGGAGTCGAACCGCCGCTACCGCTACCTGCTCGACCAGGGGACGACCGGCCTCTCCGTCGCCTTCGACCTGCCCACGCAGATCGGCTACGACTCGGACGCCGCGCCCGCACGCGGCGAGGTCGGACGGGTGGGCGTCGCGATCGACAGCATCGACGACATGAGGGCCCTGTTCGACGGGATCCCGCTGGACCGGGTCACGACCTCGATGACGATCAACTCGACCGCATCGATCCTCCTGTCCATGTACCTGACGGTCGCGGAGGAGCAGGGGGTTCCCTGGTCGGCGATCGGAGGCACGGTCCAGAACGACATCCTCAAGGAGTACATCGCCCGCGGGACCCACATCTACCCGCCGAAACACTCCCTGCGCCTGGTCACGGACCTGATCGCGTTCTGCTCCGAGCACGCGCCGAGGTGGAACCCGATCTCGATTTCCGGCTACCACATCCGCGAAGCCGGTTCGACCGCCGCCCAGGAGATCGCCTTCACCCTCGCGAACGCGCTCTGCTACGTCGATCTGGTGCTGGCACGCGGCCTCGACATCGACCGCTTCGCCCCCCGGCTGTCCTTCTTCTTCAATGCCCACAACAACTTCCTCGAGGAGGTTGCGAAGTTCCGCGCCGCTAGAAGGCTCTGGGCCGAACTGGTCCGCGAGCGCTACCGGCCGAAGAACGAACGTTCCTGCTGGCTCCGCTTCCACGCCCAGACCGGCGGTTCCACCCTCACCGCCCAGCAGCCCGAGAACAACGTCGCCCGGGTCGCGATCCAGGCGCTGGCGGCCGTTTGCGGCGGCACCCAGTCGCTGCACACGAACGGCGCCGACGAGGCCCTGGGCCTTCCCACCGAGACCTCGGCGCGGGTGGCGCTCCGCAGCCAGCAGATCGTCGCCCACGAGACCGGCGTCGCCGATGTCGCGGACCCGCTCGGCGGTTCGTGGGCCGTCGAAGCGCTGACCGCGGAACTGGTCCGCAAGGCGCGGCGGATGATCGAGCAGATCGAGGAACTCGGCGGCGCCGCCCGGGCGATCGAGGAGGGCTATCAGCAGAACGAGATCGCCAATGCCGCCTACCGCCACCAGTTGGCCGTCGAAGCCAGGAGCGAGGTGATCGTCGGCGTCAACGCCTACACGCAGGAGGAGTCCGGGGACGCCCAGTTCCTCGCCGTCGACGCCGACGCCGAGGCGCGGCAGGTCCAGCGCGTGCGCCGCGTGCGCGAAGAGAGGGACGGAGCGGCGGCCACGGCGGCCCTGGACAGCCTGGAGCAGGCGGCCGGCGGGGACGGCAACCTCCTGCCGCGGATCCTGGACTGCGTCCGGCAGCGCGCCACGCTGGGCGAAATCTCCGACCGCCTGAGGGCGGTCTGGGGCGAGTACGAGCGGTGA
- a CDS encoding ABC transporter permease, with translation MNKGADGGRVVWWIAARYLFGARSRLLSGTARSALGSTALGVASMVISMALMSGYSDSVRTRLLEAGPLLVQPLGDAALDPVAADGLAERLRTVPGTRTVAVTVAGQGLLSGGGNRAGVDVVTRGVLPGASSFGASEDQLARDDAGTDAIVVGRELQRALGVSEGDRVSLTAILPPASSGPQFAFRTLRIAGAFETGFSEYDRGYAVVHRETAVALGGGQVVIEVATAPGASVSAVQERIEELVGAEALVTDWRLSNRGIFAAFRLQKWGLFLILGLIVLVSTFNIASALVVLVRERGRDTAVLAALGLGPRRVRRVFLLGGMSLGVVGTALGLGLGALISVIITRYELVRFDPGVAEIYFISSVPFDVRTLDLLAVAGFSLLVTALACWWPARLGAAVEPARALRWE, from the coding sequence GTGAACAAGGGGGCGGACGGTGGCAGGGTGGTCTGGTGGATCGCCGCGCGCTACCTGTTCGGCGCGCGCAGCCGGCTGCTGAGCGGGACGGCGCGCTCCGCTCTCGGCTCGACGGCGCTGGGTGTGGCTTCCATGGTCATCTCGATGGCCCTGATGAGCGGCTACAGCGACAGCGTCCGGACCCGGCTGCTCGAGGCGGGCCCGCTCCTCGTCCAGCCGCTCGGCGACGCCGCTCTGGACCCGGTGGCCGCGGACGGGCTCGCCGAACGTCTGCGGACCGTGCCGGGCACCCGAACGGTCGCCGTGACCGTGGCTGGTCAGGGTCTGCTTTCCGGCGGCGGCAATCGGGCGGGCGTCGATGTCGTCACGCGCGGCGTCCTGCCCGGCGCCTCGTCGTTCGGCGCCAGCGAGGATCAGCTCGCGCGTGACGATGCCGGGACCGATGCGATCGTCGTGGGCCGTGAACTGCAGCGCGCGCTGGGCGTGTCGGAAGGTGACCGGGTGAGCCTGACGGCGATCCTCCCCCCGGCTTCTTCCGGTCCCCAGTTCGCCTTCCGCACCCTCCGGATCGCCGGCGCCTTCGAGACCGGCTTCTCCGAGTACGACCGCGGCTACGCCGTCGTCCACCGTGAAACGGCTGTCGCTCTCGGCGGAGGCCAGGTGGTCATCGAGGTGGCTACGGCACCCGGGGCCTCGGTGTCCGCCGTGCAGGAGAGGATCGAGGAACTCGTGGGCGCGGAGGCGCTGGTGACCGACTGGCGTCTCAGCAACCGCGGCATCTTCGCCGCCTTCCGGCTGCAGAAGTGGGGTCTGTTCCTCATCCTGGGCCTGATCGTCCTCGTGTCGACGTTCAACATCGCGTCGGCACTGGTCGTCCTGGTTCGGGAGCGGGGAAGGGACACGGCGGTGCTTGCCGCCCTGGGTCTCGGACCCCGGCGGGTGCGGCGAGTGTTCCTGCTCGGCGGGATGAGCCTGGGCGTCGTGGGAACGGCTCTCGGTCTGGGCCTTGGCGCCCTGATCAGCGTGATCATCACGCGCTACGAACTCGTGCGGTTCGATCCGGGCGTGGCGGAGATCTACTTCATCAGCAGCGTTCCCTTCGACGTGCGGACCCTGGATCTGCTGGCGGTGGCCGGCTTTAGCCTGCTGGTGACGGCGCTCGCCTGCTGGTGGCCGGCGAGGCTGGGAGCGGCGGTCGAACCGGCGCGTGCCCTGCGCTGGGAGTAG
- the meaB gene encoding methylmalonyl Co-A mutase-associated GTPase MeaB, translated as MTADGAPEAWLDGPEPWRETRRLARALTAIERGAEAAWARAAFRRAGRAMTVGLTGPPGVGKSTLTAALARELRKRGEPVAVLAFDPTSPLTGGAVLGDRVRMSGLETDPGVFIRSMASRGASGGLARAAAAAADLLDAAGFRWILVETVGAGQAQTLIRRNADLVVLVVAPGLGDGVQAIKSGTMEIADVFVVNKGDLAGAGAARLAIEDAASPEPGGAGGRRPVVSTVARTGEGTAELLEAISGCFDGLEAGGEIAARRAARFRRRVLDLYRAEVLRLAMDAVESGGLVPEAGDPERERALYGAPESQQNRAPGNGGPVDPYDLADRLVAEFVGGFRRDGGTAHDHRPGPHRDRRAVD; from the coding sequence GTGACCGCGGACGGCGCACCCGAGGCCTGGCTGGACGGCCCGGAGCCCTGGCGGGAGACGCGGCGTCTCGCCCGCGCCCTGACGGCGATCGAGAGGGGCGCCGAGGCCGCGTGGGCGAGGGCCGCCTTCCGCCGGGCCGGCCGGGCGATGACGGTGGGTTTGACCGGTCCGCCGGGAGTCGGCAAGAGCACCCTGACCGCCGCCCTGGCCCGGGAGCTCCGCAAGCGGGGCGAACCCGTGGCGGTCCTGGCGTTCGATCCCACCAGCCCGCTGACCGGCGGCGCGGTGCTCGGCGACCGGGTTCGGATGTCCGGCCTGGAGACGGATCCGGGCGTCTTCATCCGATCGATGGCCTCGCGCGGTGCGTCCGGCGGTCTGGCGCGAGCGGCGGCCGCCGCCGCCGATCTGCTCGACGCGGCGGGTTTCCGGTGGATTCTCGTCGAGACCGTCGGCGCGGGGCAGGCCCAGACGCTGATCCGCCGCAACGCGGACCTGGTGGTGCTGGTTGTGGCGCCCGGTCTGGGCGACGGCGTTCAGGCGATCAAGAGCGGCACGATGGAGATCGCGGATGTCTTCGTCGTCAACAAGGGCGACCTGGCCGGGGCCGGCGCCGCGCGGCTTGCGATCGAGGACGCCGCCTCCCCGGAGCCCGGCGGCGCGGGCGGGAGGCGGCCGGTCGTGTCGACGGTCGCGCGGACCGGTGAGGGGACGGCGGAACTCCTCGAGGCGATCTCCGGGTGCTTCGATGGGCTGGAAGCCGGCGGCGAGATCGCCGCCCGGCGGGCGGCCCGTTTCCGCCGGCGGGTGCTCGACCTCTACCGGGCCGAGGTGCTGCGGCTCGCGATGGACGCGGTCGAGTCTGGAGGTCTCGTTCCGGAAGCCGGGGATCCGGAGCGGGAGAGGGCTCTTTACGGGGCGCCGGAATCGCAGCAGAATCGGGCGCCCGGAAACGGCGGGCCGGTGGATCCGTATGACCTTGCGGACCGGCTGGTCGCCGAGTTCGTCGGTGGATTCCGGCGAGACGGAGGAACCGCTCATGATCACCGCCCTGGACCACATCGCGATCGCCGTGCCGTCGATTGA
- the carA gene encoding glutamine-hydrolyzing carbamoyl-phosphate synthase small subunit → MSGRLILEDGSVFHGEALVEGSRFAEIVFNTSMTGYQEILTDPSYRGQIVIMTQPHIGNYGAYDGAEESHRVWVEGFVAREFTSRRSGLGDTDLGAYLETNGVPTLAGIDTRAAVRRLRDFGAMRGMITSCDRPDEELIDQVRQQPTMEGRALVDEVTCESPYDIEPESEEKVRLAVYDFGVKQNILRSLVRHGARVTVLPARTPAADCLALGVDGVVLSNGPGDPEPLHEIVREVRELVDARVPTFGICLGHQLLGLALGGKTFKLKFGHHGGNQPVRDEETGQVSITSQNHGFALSADSLPDDCKVAAVNLNDGTVEAFKAVGRPIFSVQYHPEAAPGPHDAARLFGEFLDVCVQEAGPRNEAL, encoded by the coding sequence GTGAGTGGCCGCCTGATTCTCGAGGACGGCTCCGTCTTCCACGGGGAGGCTCTGGTCGAAGGCAGCCGCTTCGCGGAGATCGTCTTCAACACCTCGATGACGGGCTACCAGGAGATCCTGACCGACCCCTCGTACCGGGGGCAGATCGTCATCATGACCCAACCCCACATCGGCAACTACGGTGCCTACGACGGCGCCGAGGAGTCGCACCGGGTCTGGGTCGAGGGGTTCGTCGCCCGTGAGTTCACCAGCCGCCGCTCCGGTCTGGGGGATACCGACCTGGGCGCCTATCTGGAGACGAACGGCGTTCCGACCCTGGCGGGCATCGACACCCGCGCGGCCGTGCGCCGGCTGCGCGACTTCGGCGCCATGCGCGGCATGATCACGAGTTGCGACCGTCCCGATGAGGAGCTGATCGACCAGGTTCGCCAGCAGCCGACGATGGAGGGACGGGCTCTCGTCGACGAGGTCACCTGCGAGTCTCCGTACGACATCGAGCCGGAGAGCGAGGAGAAGGTCCGGCTGGCCGTCTACGACTTCGGTGTCAAGCAGAACATTCTGCGTTCCCTGGTCCGGCACGGCGCTCGGGTGACGGTGCTGCCCGCGCGGACGCCGGCAGCCGATTGTCTGGCGCTGGGCGTCGACGGCGTCGTGCTGTCGAACGGCCCGGGGGATCCCGAGCCGCTCCACGAGATCGTCCGCGAGGTGCGTGAACTGGTCGACGCCAGGGTGCCCACCTTCGGCATCTGCCTCGGCCACCAACTGCTCGGTCTGGCCCTGGGTGGCAAGACCTTCAAGCTGAAGTTCGGCCACCACGGCGGCAACCAGCCGGTGCGTGACGAGGAGACCGGCCAGGTCTCGATCACCAGCCAGAACCACGGCTTCGCCCTGAGCGCGGACAGCCTTCCCGACGACTGCAAGGTGGCGGCGGTCAACCTGAACGACGGCACGGTCGAGGCGTTCAAGGCCGTCGGACGACCGATCTTCTCGGTCCAGTACCACCCGGAAGCGGCGCCGGGGCCGCACGATGCGGCGCGCCTCTTCGGAGAGTTCCTGGATGTCTGCGTCCAGGAGGCCGGGCCACGAAACGAAGCCTTGTGA
- the mce gene encoding methylmalonyl-CoA epimerase yields MITALDHIAIAVPSIEEARTFYENLGLAVSAIEEVEHEGVRVAMIPCGASRIELLEPLSADSPVARFLERRGPGIHHLCLKSDDIDADDTRLRGDGVELLRERPGPGAEGATVQFVHPKSAGGVLVELSEPAS; encoded by the coding sequence ATGATCACCGCCCTGGACCACATCGCGATCGCCGTGCCGTCGATTGAAGAGGCCAGGACGTTCTACGAGAACCTGGGTCTGGCGGTCTCCGCGATCGAGGAGGTCGAACACGAGGGCGTGCGCGTCGCGATGATTCCATGCGGCGCCAGCCGGATCGAACTCCTGGAGCCGCTGTCGGCCGATTCGCCGGTCGCGCGGTTTCTGGAGCGCCGGGGTCCGGGAATCCACCACCTCTGCCTGAAGAGCGACGACATCGACGCGGACGACACGCGCCTGCGCGGGGACGGCGTGGAGCTGCTGCGCGAGCGGCCGGGGCCGGGGGCTGAGGGCGCGACCGTGCAGTTCGTTCATCCGAAGAGCGCCGGCGGCGTACTGGTCGAACTCTCCGAGCCAGCGTCGTGA
- the carB gene encoding carbamoyl-phosphate synthase large subunit, which yields MARRTDIESILIFGSGPIVIGQACEFDYSGTQACRVLRREGYRVILVNSNPATIMTDPEFADATYVEPLVPEVVERIIERERPDALLPTVGGQTGINLTLALSESGFLRTSGMKLLGAGIEALRLGEDRQLFKRAMVEAGLEVPESGTAKTLKEAREIIERLGFPVIVRPSFTLGGEGGGVVFNRDEIDDVISRALQASPVSLILLEQSVLGWKEFELEVMRDVADNAIVVCSVENVDPMGVHTGDSITVAPQQTLSDPEYQDMRDDSFTVIRTVGVATGGSNIQFAVEPGTGRRVVIEMNPRVSRSSALASKATGFPIAKIAAQLAVGYTLDEIANDITGKTFAAFEPTLDYTVVKIPRWAFEKFERADGTLGTSMKSVGEVMAIGGNFREALMKGLSGLELEAAWPQQEELVSDPVSLRRRLSTPNWQRLFAVFAALRQGWTVEEVAGASSIDPWFLREIESVVECEAELACWDLDSVPDPLLRRARLNGLGDQRLASLLGSEEDLVSREITRRNLDRVFKRVDTCAAEFSAITPYLYSTPGVEDEALPTDRRKVMILGSGPNRIGQGIEFDYCCVHATFALRRAGFETIMVNCNPETVSTDYDTSDRLYFEPLTLEHVMAIYRREQPLGVIVQLGGQTPLKLARSLEAAGVNILGTSPEAIDLAEDRRRFGDLLAEEKILLPANGSAVSLDEACGVADEIGYPVVVRPSYVLGGRAMSICYDQPTLLNYMRRAADVSPGRPVLLDRFLEDAFEVDVDLVSDGRRAVVCGIMQHIEEAGIHSGDSAAVLPPYRVSEPDLDRMRDIAVRLALRLGVVGLMNVQFALYGGDVYVLEVNPRASRTVPFIAKAVGLPLVQIATRVMVGETLDEIGLVSEPPVDRFFVKAPVFPFDRFHGVDPVLGPEMKSTGEVMGVGRSFGSAFAKAWLGAGHALPDSGAAFLSVNDRDKKALFRVAERLRDLGFELLCTAGTAAYLSSRGIVTRRVNKVAEGRPHVVDYLINGEVGLIVNTPLGGESYKDDMEIRTTALKFDIPCVTTISGAMAAVDAIEALRDSLLQVTSLQDLEAPALAGA from the coding sequence ATGGCGAGGCGGACGGACATCGAATCGATCCTGATCTTCGGTTCCGGGCCGATCGTCATCGGTCAGGCGTGCGAGTTCGACTACTCCGGCACCCAAGCCTGCCGGGTGCTCCGCCGCGAGGGTTACCGGGTGATCCTGGTCAACTCGAACCCGGCGACGATCATGACCGACCCGGAGTTCGCGGACGCGACCTACGTCGAGCCGCTGGTGCCCGAGGTCGTGGAGCGGATCATCGAGCGGGAGCGGCCGGATGCGCTGCTGCCGACGGTCGGCGGCCAGACCGGCATCAACCTGACGCTGGCGCTGTCCGAGTCGGGGTTTCTCAGGACCTCCGGCATGAAGCTCCTCGGGGCCGGCATCGAAGCCCTGCGCCTGGGCGAGGATCGCCAGCTCTTCAAGAGGGCCATGGTCGAGGCCGGGCTCGAAGTGCCCGAAAGCGGTACCGCGAAGACGCTCAAGGAGGCGCGGGAGATCATCGAACGCCTGGGCTTCCCGGTCATCGTACGGCCCAGCTTCACCCTGGGCGGCGAGGGCGGCGGCGTGGTCTTCAACCGAGACGAGATCGACGACGTGATCTCCCGCGCCCTGCAGGCGAGTCCGGTTTCGCTCATCCTGCTCGAACAGTCGGTTCTGGGCTGGAAGGAGTTCGAGCTGGAGGTGATGCGCGACGTCGCGGACAACGCGATCGTCGTCTGCTCGGTCGAGAACGTGGATCCGATGGGCGTGCACACCGGCGACTCGATCACCGTGGCGCCGCAGCAGACCCTGTCCGACCCCGAGTACCAGGACATGCGCGACGATTCCTTCACCGTGATCCGCACGGTGGGCGTCGCGACCGGGGGCTCGAACATCCAGTTCGCGGTGGAGCCCGGGACCGGACGGCGCGTGGTCATCGAGATGAACCCGCGGGTGTCCCGGAGTTCCGCTCTGGCCTCCAAGGCGACGGGCTTCCCGATCGCCAAGATCGCGGCCCAGCTCGCCGTCGGGTACACCCTGGACGAGATCGCCAACGACATCACCGGCAAGACCTTCGCCGCCTTCGAGCCGACGCTGGACTACACGGTGGTCAAGATCCCGCGCTGGGCGTTCGAGAAGTTCGAGCGCGCCGACGGCACCCTGGGCACGTCGATGAAGTCGGTCGGCGAGGTGATGGCGATCGGCGGCAACTTCCGCGAGGCGCTGATGAAGGGCCTCTCCGGCCTGGAGCTGGAAGCCGCGTGGCCGCAGCAGGAGGAGCTGGTCAGCGACCCGGTCAGTCTGCGGCGGCGGCTCAGTACGCCGAACTGGCAGCGGCTCTTCGCCGTCTTCGCGGCGCTCCGCCAGGGCTGGACGGTCGAAGAGGTCGCCGGCGCCTCCAGCATCGACCCCTGGTTCCTGCGCGAGATCGAATCGGTCGTGGAGTGCGAGGCGGAACTCGCCTGCTGGGATCTCGATTCGGTCCCCGATCCGCTCCTGCGCCGCGCCCGCCTGAACGGTCTCGGCGATCAGCGCCTCGCGTCGCTGCTCGGCAGCGAGGAGGACCTGGTGTCGCGGGAGATCACGAGGCGGAACCTGGACCGGGTGTTCAAGCGGGTCGATACATGTGCGGCGGAGTTCTCGGCGATCACGCCGTATCTGTACTCGACGCCCGGCGTCGAGGACGAGGCCCTGCCGACCGACCGCAGGAAGGTGATGATCCTCGGCTCGGGGCCGAACCGGATCGGCCAGGGAATCGAGTTCGACTACTGCTGCGTTCACGCCACGTTCGCGCTGCGGCGGGCCGGTTTCGAGACGATCATGGTCAACTGCAACCCGGAGACGGTCTCGACCGACTACGACACCTCGGACCGGCTGTACTTCGAGCCGCTGACGCTCGAGCACGTGATGGCGATCTACCGCCGTGAGCAGCCGCTCGGGGTGATCGTCCAGCTCGGGGGCCAGACGCCGCTCAAGCTGGCGCGCAGCCTGGAGGCGGCGGGGGTGAACATCCTGGGAACCTCGCCGGAGGCGATCGATCTGGCCGAGGATCGCCGGCGCTTCGGCGACCTGCTCGCGGAAGAGAAGATCCTGCTGCCGGCGAACGGCTCCGCCGTGTCGCTCGACGAGGCCTGCGGCGTGGCGGACGAGATCGGCTACCCGGTGGTCGTCCGGCCGAGTTACGTGCTCGGCGGTCGCGCGATGTCCATCTGCTACGACCAGCCGACGCTCTTGAACTACATGCGCCGCGCCGCGGACGTCTCGCCCGGCCGCCCGGTGCTTCTCGACCGCTTCCTCGAGGACGCCTTCGAGGTCGATGTCGACCTGGTTTCGGACGGCAGGCGCGCGGTGGTCTGCGGCATCATGCAGCACATCGAGGAGGCGGGCATCCACTCGGGCGACTCGGCGGCGGTGCTGCCGCCCTACCGGGTGAGCGAGCCCGATCTCGATCGGATGCGCGACATCGCGGTGCGGCTCGCGCTGCGGCTCGGCGTGGTCGGTCTGATGAACGTGCAGTTCGCGCTCTATGGCGGCGACGTGTACGTGCTGGAGGTGAATCCCCGGGCATCGCGGACGGTGCCCTTCATCGCCAAGGCGGTCGGTCTTCCCCTGGTGCAGATCGCGACCCGGGTCATGGTGGGCGAGACCCTCGATGAGATCGGTCTCGTGTCCGAACCGCCGGTCGACCGCTTCTTCGTCAAGGCGCCCGTCTTCCCCTTCGACCGGTTCCACGGCGTCGACCCGGTGCTCGGACCGGAAATGAAGTCGACCGGCGAGGTGATGGGCGTCGGACGTTCCTTCGGCAGCGCCTTCGCCAAGGCCTGGCTGGGTGCCGGCCATGCGCTCCCGGACAGCGGAGCGGCGTTCCTCTCGGTCAACGACCGGGACAAGAAGGCGTTGTTCAGGGTGGCGGAGCGGCTGCGGGATCTCGGTTTCGAGCTGCTGTGCACGGCCGGCACCGCCGCCTACCTGAGCAGCCGGGGCATCGTGACGCGGCGCGTGAACAAGGTGGCCGAGGGCCGGCCGCACGTCGTCGACTACCTGATCAATGGCGAGGTCGGCCTGATCGTGAACACGCCCCTGGGCGGCGAGTCGTACAAGGACGACATGGAGATCCGCACCACGGCGCTCAAGTTCGACATCCCGTGCGTGACGACGATCTCCGGCGCGATGGCGGCCGTCGATGCGATCGAGGCGCTGCGCGACAGTCTGCTGCAGGTGACCAGCCTGCAGGATCTGGAAGCCCCGGCCCTGGCGGGCGCCTGA
- a CDS encoding SpoIID/LytB domain-containing protein, with protein MGKRKPEHVGRWAIGFGVGVAACLLVAAARPAPAPDGSRVSGRIVLPAEIRVGLATDLDRLEVPCCESRSWLVAEDGEKHEVDGRFSVRPAPGKATAGVHRLQVAALRDSWQAERLAVRLAGLLDQDAASVLDAATGLYRVRVGRYGEREQAEEARGRLRVEGFDDIWIAIEGAVLEDPGFVVDGIGWIAGRRLRLESDGAVVDVLGRRYRGALELFVNDRAGINVVNAAPLEDYVRGVVPGELGPDLYPEFEATKAQAVAVRTYAVRHRSEFAGEGYDICATPLCQVYGGLEAEHPRSDEAVAATRGEILVRSGEPLEALFTASCGGSTELMRNVFPRLAGEGPTGTACVEGGGVRLVGRAGGTPEQHLLKALGMAGVRARRPSERLARALSRGALQVVAGNLVGVDGRWLQLRKRGVRRLLPLAPEAELSIATATSGAPAADLGAPVDAVDMAPGDRVRAYLASGRVALVVHEAPSAGGQPAAVPWSVWRSHGELRESVERRFPGLGLVSMQVLERGVSGRIARLDLIGERRSVEVQGLAIRWLLDVPENLVRMTAETGAGDVAGWRFDGSGRGHGVGMCQIGSYLMAQRGLSYREILWHYYGAVDIGSFGS; from the coding sequence ATGGGAAAGCGGAAGCCAGAGCACGTCGGGCGGTGGGCGATCGGCTTCGGCGTGGGCGTGGCGGCCTGCCTGCTGGTTGCCGCGGCACGGCCGGCTCCGGCACCCGACGGGAGTCGTGTTTCGGGGCGGATCGTGCTGCCGGCGGAAATCCGGGTAGGACTCGCGACGGACCTGGACCGCCTTGAAGTTCCTTGCTGCGAGTCCCGCTCCTGGCTGGTGGCCGAGGACGGCGAGAAGCACGAGGTGGATGGCCGCTTCAGTGTGCGGCCGGCACCGGGGAAGGCGACTGCGGGCGTTCATCGGCTCCAGGTGGCGGCGCTGCGGGACTCCTGGCAGGCGGAGAGGCTGGCTGTTCGGCTTGCCGGGTTGCTCGACCAGGACGCGGCCTCCGTCCTCGACGCGGCCACCGGGCTGTATCGGGTCCGTGTGGGGCGTTACGGAGAACGGGAGCAGGCGGAGGAAGCCCGCGGCCGGCTCCGCGTCGAAGGGTTCGATGACATCTGGATCGCGATCGAGGGCGCCGTGCTGGAGGATCCCGGCTTCGTTGTCGACGGCATCGGTTGGATTGCCGGCAGGCGGCTCCGGCTGGAGTCGGACGGGGCCGTCGTGGATGTTCTCGGCCGCCGCTATCGGGGCGCTCTCGAACTGTTCGTGAACGACCGTGCAGGCATCAACGTCGTCAACGCCGCGCCACTCGAGGACTACGTGCGCGGAGTGGTGCCGGGCGAGTTGGGCCCGGACCTGTACCCCGAGTTCGAAGCGACCAAGGCCCAGGCGGTCGCTGTGCGCACCTACGCGGTGCGGCACCGGAGCGAGTTCGCGGGTGAGGGCTACGACATCTGCGCGACGCCCCTGTGCCAGGTCTACGGGGGACTCGAGGCGGAGCATCCGCGCTCGGATGAGGCGGTGGCGGCAACGCGGGGAGAGATCCTGGTCCGGTCGGGCGAGCCGCTCGAGGCCCTGTTCACGGCGAGTTGCGGCGGCAGCACGGAACTCATGCGCAACGTCTTTCCGCGTTTGGCTGGAGAAGGTCCGACCGGAACCGCGTGCGTGGAAGGCGGCGGCGTGCGCCTGGTCGGAAGAGCCGGCGGAACGCCGGAGCAGCACCTGCTGAAGGCGCTCGGCATGGCGGGAGTCCGGGCGCGCCGGCCGAGCGAGCGTCTGGCCCGGGCCCTGTCCAGGGGCGCGCTGCAGGTCGTGGCCGGGAATCTCGTGGGGGTGGACGGCCGCTGGCTGCAACTGCGCAAGCGTGGCGTGCGGCGGTTGCTGCCCCTGGCGCCGGAGGCCGAACTGTCGATCGCCACAGCGACGTCCGGCGCGCCGGCGGCGGACCTGGGCGCTCCGGTCGATGCGGTCGACATGGCTCCCGGGGATCGGGTTCGCGCCTACCTCGCCAGTGGCCGTGTGGCTCTCGTGGTGCACGAGGCACCCTCTGCGGGAGGCCAACCGGCCGCCGTGCCCTGGTCGGTCTGGCGGTCTCACGGGGAGCTGAGGGAGTCGGTGGAGCGGCGCTTTCCCGGCTTGGGCCTGGTGTCGATGCAGGTGCTCGAGCGGGGCGTCTCGGGCCGGATCGCGAGGCTGGACCTGATCGGCGAACGGCGCTCGGTCGAGGTCCAGGGTCTGGCCATCCGCTGGCTGCTCGATGTACCGGAGAACCTGGTCCGGATGACCGCCGAAACGGGCGCCGGCGACGTCGCCGGTTGGCGGTTCGACGGCAGCGGACGCGGGCACGGCGTCGGCATGTGCCAGATCGGGTCCTACCTCATGGCGCAGCGCGGTCTGAGCTACCGGGAGATTCTCTGGCACTACTACGGTGCCGTCGACATCGGCAGTTTCGGGTCGTGA